The uncultured Desulfuromonas sp. genome contains the following window.
CTGATCATGAGGAATCGGCCGTGAAAAGATGAAGCCCTGCATAAGATCAACTCCGGCACGGTGACAGTGAAGGACATCTTTGATCTCCTCCACCCCCTCGGCAAGAACAAGTGAGCCTATTTTTCTGCCGAGCTGTATAACGGTGGCAACGATGGATTGCTTATAGTAATCGTCGGCGATTCCATAGATAAGCCCCTTGTCGATCTTGATGATGTCCGGCTTGATGGCCGCGATACGTTCACAATTGGAGTGGGACGTACCGTAATCATCAATAACGATAAGGCATCCGAGAGCCCGGTAATATTCGACAAAGGTGATCAGGGGTTCGATATTCTGCAGCTCGGATTCAACAATCTCGATGGCGATATCGTTAAAATCATAGTCTGAAGCCCGTATTGCCTTCGCCAGCCAGCCGGGTTCGGCCCGCTCCTCGGCGAGAATGCAGATATCGAAATTGATAAACACAAGTTTGTCGTTGCCGATAAAATCCTCCAGAGGCTCCTTGAGGATTCGTTGACGGCAAAGTCGGTCCAGCTCCAGGCTCAAGCCTTTTTGGGCTGCTGCGGTAAACATTGGCCCTGGAGGTATCAGCTTTGCCTCCGAGGAAATCCCGCGGCACAATGCTTCACATCCAATAACCTTTCGGTTGTGAAGATTGACGATCGGCTGATAATGGCTGGTTACCGAACGGTTGTGAATGAGTTTCTCAATATCGACGGGTGTGGATTTCATCGGTCTATTCCGGTAGCTGAAAGCAGCATTTCAAAGCAAAATAAAAAGGTGACGGTTCAACAAAAAGGGGGCAAGTTCGCTCGCAGTCGGCACCATTCACGGCGCCGACTGCCTCATGGATGACGTTTATGCGTCCCTTAACCTCACAGAAAGACGTTGTCTCATGCGGCTGAGGCCGTCCTGAGTTCGGTGGTGGTTTCGGTTCCAAAATCCTCCAGACGTTTGCCCAGGACAAGAGCTTCCACCAAGGAAGAATACCTGGGCCATTTTATCGCAGGCAGATTTGACGGCGTCGATCTGCTCCTGGATCCCGTCCATAACATTTCCATAAAAAACAGGCTGAATGTAGCACCAGCTGCGAGTAATCGCTCGCGATTGTTTAATGTCCGGGAAAGCATAGAGCATACCAAATAAAAAAGGCACCATAAACCGCGGGTTTTTCTTTATGTCTACACGATCTGCCTCTTGAAGAGACATGATTTCATGCACAAACATTACTCATATCTGCTTGTTTTTTTATCTGCTTTTTCCATTTTGAATCTGTAATTTCCCAGTGTCTACAAGTTCGAACGGCGTCGCCACTGATTTCTTCATTGAGCATCAGTGGTTGTCGGTTTCCAGATGAGCCTGCACGCAAATTTCTGATTATTTTGATCAAACGCGCCGAATTCTGATGTCGCTTCCGAGGTGTTGCAGATGTCAGTTTGGTTAAAAAGAGGCCGTTACAGGAGGGTGTCGCTGCTTTTAGGATGTGGCAATGCAACGGTTCTTTGTACCGCACAAGCTTTTTGCCGCAAAATGATAGCGTCTTTTTTTGAAAGAAGCTTTTTATATCCGTATCCCGTTTTGAGATTTTCTTACCGCCACGCACCATTTAAAAACACCCTGAAAGACTCTTAAAACAGATGGTTATCACTCTTTATTGCGAAACCATCCATTGGTCTAATTTATGCAATTTGTAATATGACCTAACAATTCACATTAAATAAAGGATGACATCAATGACAGACAACAATGTGTTCAGCTGCCAGCAATGCAGCACGGTTTGGAGTAAAACAGGAAAAACTTTTTGTACCAGCCCTGATGGGGCATTGCCTCAACCGGCCCATTGCCCTGCGGCAGAGTCTGGTGTGATTGATGAGGCGTTTCAGCACTATGTTGGGACGGGAGACGATGCACGTCTCGCCCAGGTCGCAGCTCGTGTCGAGGGGATGGGTTGCCAAGCAAACCCAGATGAAGGTTATGTTACGACACGCTGGACACGGGTTGAGGAGACTATTGCCTTCGCCAAGCTGATGGGTTTCCACACGATCGGCATTGCTACCTGCCTTGGCTTGTTGTTGGAAACAGAGCAATTGGTTAAAATTCTTAAAGCACAGGGCTTTGATGTGGTGACGGTGTGCTGTAAGGCGGGTGGGCATGACAAGCGGGACTTGGGCCTCGCCGAAAGTGACAAGGTGCGCCCTGAGCACTTTGAGGCAGCGTGCCACCCGATTGCCCAAGCCGAGCTACTGAATCGCTCGTCAAGCGAAATGAATATTCTGGTTGGCCTGTGTGTGGGGCACGACATGTTGTTTAACAAATATTCCAAAGTACCTGTGACGACCTTGGTCGCCAAAGACCGTGTCACCGGGCATAATCCGGCCAGTGTCCTTTACGGCCAAAATTTTTGTTACAAACGATTGCAGAAAACGGCCCTGGATATCCCCACGACATGAGAGCCACTTCTTCTTCTCAACCAGCGGTTTCGTCGCTGTTGGCGCAGCAGTTGATGCTCATCGGGGGGGGGGGCACCTCAGGTTTCCAGAAAATGCCCTGTGTTTAAACAACACTCCCGAATGGCGCGAGTACTTGAACACAGTCAATTTTGTTATCGGAGTGACCACCTGTAGGAGCGAATTTATTCGCAAATTGTTCTGGTCCTTGATCCTTTTCATGATGGGAATTCGCGGCTGAAGCCGCTCCTACAATATATAATTTCAAATATGCTGACGTACTGGTTTAAAGGGAAAAAACAGCAAAAACGGGACTGTCCCCGCACGGGGGCTGTCCCAGGCTTTTGCGGTGCAAACCACCAGCGTTCCATAGCCCGCAAACATCTGGGACAGCCCCAGATAGGGCTTGGGACAGTCCCGAGTTTGCTACGAAAGTGCTTAAACTAGCGCCATTCGGGACGCTCCCCGGTTTTTCTTGGCCTGCCCGGTTTGCGGGGCCTTAATGTGGTCTGCAATGCCTCTTCCATCGTATCGATAAACCCCTCAGAGCCGAACGGGCGACCCGTGCGGGTTGCGCTAAGCAAGCTGTCTTCAGTCTTGTCATCACTTTGTAGTACAAAATCGGCATAGGCTGACTTGTCCTTGTCGTCAAGCCAGGAGGGTGAATGTAAAAGATCATCACAGCCAGAGGTGAGATGAGCCCTGGCGCTGGACCCGCGGTAATCTTCCGCCTTTTCCACCGTGCCCGATTTGACCGGGTTCCGCTCAATATAGCGTGCCACCGTCCACAAGTAGTTATCCTGTTCAACCAGACATGAAAAGAACCGGTTCTGCCAAATACGACCACTTTGCTTCAATTTGCGATTGAGATATTGGGTATAAGACTTGATTTGTCAGGCCAATGCCGCGAGCCAAAGAGTCCTCTTTTTCGGGAACCACGAGCAAATGAACATGGTTGTCCATTAAGCAATAAGCCCAAATCTGCAAAGAAAACGCCTTGCTGTATTTTGCCAGCAGTTTGAGGTATTGCTGGCGATCTTCATTGTCAAAAAAGACAGTCGCGCGGGTGTTGCCGCGCTGAGTGACGTGGTGGGGATATTCGGGAACGACAATGCGGCATGCAAGAGCTATTTAATAGGGGGGCCCTCGTTTCCCCCTGTATCAAAGGATCTTCCCGCCGGGCCTTGCAGAACGAGGGACTACGTGAGCTTCGCGGCACGACATTGGGAGTGTTTCGAGGCCGGCGGGTTGGCCCTAACTCAATCTTCTGTGAAGGGATGATATCCCAGAGACAGCACATGGATGTCTGGTCGCCGATGTGGCGGACCGAAAGAACAGATCAAAAAGATCGAAGGGTGCAAAGGGTAGAGAAAAACAAAGTCGCCACCGAGAGCAGGCCCGTGAGGTAAAGGGAAACCTCCGCTTTCCCCTTGACTTTACTTATCATGGATGTCCCTCATTTTTCACAGCACTTTTTGCGTTTTCTTATGATTTTTCTAAATTAAATATCGGCAATGTGCGATAGGGAAAATATGTCGCGTTTTGCCAACACATACAGGAGTACCTAACATGAGCATTTCTGAAATTCAATCCGTTCAGATGGTGTATGAAAAAATTTCGTCTCAAAAATCAACCCCACCGCTTGATGTTACAGCCAACAGCAACACCGTCACCGATACTGTTACTATTTCAGATGCAGCTAGAGAGAAAAATCAAAATAGCGTTACCCAAGAGAGTGGCCAGATTTTTAGTGGCAATTATCAACTTTGGCTTGATGATGGCTCAGAAAATACTGAGCTTATGTATATTCCAGAAGAATTTAGTGATTTATATCCGTACGTTGTTGAACCTGTAAAACTTGGAATGAGGGCCGACACAGATCGCAGTGCTGCTTATGCCAATCTTTCACCAGATCAAAAGGAAGACCTTTCCGAATATCTTTCAACAGTAAGTGAGTACTATAGAGAAGTGAGGGACGCAGCAGGAATTGAATCGAATTATGAATTTCGAACATCAATTAAAAACAATGAAATTTTGCGAAATGATATTCATCAGTCAATAAAAAATCTAATGCTTTCTGATTCACGGACTGTAGAATTAATGAATGAACTGGGGGTAGACTTTTGAAGTAAACAGCAGACAATAATTTAATAGGGGGAGTGTCCCGAATGGCACTAGTTTAAGCAAGATTTGCGTAAAAACAGAACTGTCCATAGGTGCAAATGAGAACAGCTCCAATAGCCTGAAATTATAACAGTTTGTGCCGGAAAACCTCTCGG
Protein-coding sequences here:
- a CDS encoding transposase, with product MALACRIVVPEYPHHVTQRGNTRATVFFDNEDRQQYLKLLAKYSKAFSLQIWAYCLMDNHVHLLVVPEKEDSLARGIGLTNQVLYPISQSQIEAKWSYLAEPVLFMSG
- a CDS encoding DUF1847 domain-containing protein; translation: MTDNNVFSCQQCSTVWSKTGKTFCTSPDGALPQPAHCPAAESGVIDEAFQHYVGTGDDARLAQVAARVEGMGCQANPDEGYVTTRWTRVEETIAFAKLMGFHTIGIATCLGLLLETEQLVKILKAQGFDVVTVCCKAGGHDKRDLGLAESDKVRPEHFEAACHPIAQAELLNRSSSEMNILVGLCVGHDMLFNKYSKVPVTTLVAKDRVTGHNPASVLYGQNFCYKRLQKTALDIPTT
- a CDS encoding EAL domain-containing protein, which encodes MKSTPVDIEKLIHNRSVTSHYQPIVNLHNRKVIGCEALCRGISSEAKLIPPGPMFTAAAQKGLSLELDRLCRQRILKEPLEDFIGNDKLVFINFDICILAEERAEPGWLAKAIRASDYDFNDIAIEIVESELQNIEPLITFVEYYRALGCLIVIDDYGTSHSNCERIAAIKPDIIKIDKGLIYGIADDYYKQSIVATVIQLGRKIGSLVLAEGVEEIKDVLHCHRAGVDLMQGFIFSRPIPHDQVIERIELIERKILKQISLNFESCLKKESLELERMRQTADKIVDSLVVEMTGRIESVFRELLPKHRDIQCLYALDMAGRQVGDTVFERVILDGIRHPLFRPATDGADHSLKDYYYLLRHSAGSFCLTEPYISKATGSLCRTFSTPFGTSEKKSLILCIDFSGTMDTPRMR